The Onthophagus taurus isolate NC chromosome 2, IU_Otau_3.0, whole genome shotgun sequence genome includes a window with the following:
- the LOC111425889 gene encoding chitin synthase chs-2-like, protein MTLIQNYESSNKTDQIDDKWDIFDEPPELSDESPDEEDEKWKTLERFTKLLIYIITFLMVLFGSVISKATLLFVTAQLSRKSKQYCKENVGSEGEFIVELPEEEIVAWMWILIFIYFVPQLATFLRSWRILLFKKWKMPGILEFVSVFLGESSSTIGNSILVFYILPRSDFVRGCLIMNCFCVIPAILSLSFNVTGKNQQISKFAYLHTLCVIIQGTGIILLTIFHNGPNIWFLPLAAVLISLGWWENYIRNINIYKSTHFKDMIISSKTFPNSRYFTYCIVSLWKCILFFGTMCLIELSQYGKIDHLFSSFKNAFDHHDIIIKNKNDDASNLVITNNYLTPIWVLTLSIIATYLTYIFGKFACKINIQRISYATPLHLSGVVTVLGILGLSIEYTNNNNCAYSSIIPSYLFFNDSINYEAQDIWLIFMGLLLLASFILVTFHIRAPQNESLASTEKLYVRPYYEPFFIDQDLAMNRRRNDDFDYRGDKETFSNDTENVEPMLYVCGTMWHETKEEMITFLKSIVYLDEDHCLRRIGKNYVKSINYYKLESHIVFDHAFTKTSQGNQQAQMNDFVKDLINSVKEVVAMVHKCNIKLKEPIKYVTPYGGKLEWVLPGKTKLIAHLKDNDKIRSKKRWSQVMYLYYILGHRIMGRNDLNNIQKELEAENTFILSVDGDIRFRPKAVHMLLEYMKRDKTLAAACGRVHPVGKGIFSWYQKFEYAISHWMYKASENVVGCILCCPGCFTIFRATAVMSIIKKLTTKSTKAVHFIKFDHGEDRWISTLLVLCGFKVGYVASSDAYTNCPEGFRELFNQRRRWIPSTTANILDLLSRTSLVTKVNQTVSILFMIYQYIFNIMTIITPSMIFWIVVNMCKSLFDISLYLSFVINLVVILIYIAVCGYVNNEKIQIQIALILCGIYTPLMCTFFVSGWFELLSTGFTSPWTLFFCIFLVELLLVTLCHPQEIYYLKYFPVFYAMIPTMHLILFIYSIFNMDKVSWGTREINKESIFEEVTEKSWINDNDLRHGSIGNISEEENVFWVKLLNKYLYPLDDAKNKSRMIDDLKDLREKVISSLIIVNGMFISVLFLLTSKNITISWPFNDDGENFELELFNTILVLATLLLLFIQLIAIFIHRFGTFAQIMSNTKLTLRKDNTQSNPVEIIKKIQRNQNTRHTKNFTTRRHEEIDLPKSNIYTDLEDAIIDQMGNDKNWFDNNDNLNCNRVERRTGDVNYGFIENV, encoded by the exons ATGAcattgattcaaaattatgaatcttcaaataaaac tgaTCAAATCGATGATAAATGGGATATATTTGACGAACccccagaattatcggatgaAAGCCCAGATGAAGAAGACGAGAAATGGAAAACATTAGAAAGGTTTACCAAACTTTTAATATACATCATCACATTTTTGATGGTTTTATTTGGTTCTGTAATATCAAAAGCAACGTTACTCTTTGTAACTGCTCAACTTAGCCGTAAATCTAAGCAATATTGCAAAGAAAATg TTGGCAGTGAAGGAGAATTTATTGTCGAACTcccagaagaagaaattgtagcTTGGATGtggattttgatttttatttatttcgtaCCTCAATTAGCGACGTTTTTAAGATCATGgagaattttgttatttaaaaaatggaaaatgcCTGGTATCCTTGAATTTGTCTCTGTTTTCTTGGGGGAATCTTCATCAACTATCGGCAATTCGATTTTGGTGTTTTACATTTTACCTAGATCGGATTTTGTAAGAGGATGTCTCATCATGAATTGTTTTTGTGTAATTCCAGCCATTTtat CGCTTAGCTTTAATGTCACCGGAAAAAATCAGCAAATTTCTAAGTTTGCTTATTTACATACTTTGTGCGTCATTATCCAAGGAACaggaataatattattaactaTCTTTCACAACGGCCCAAACATTTGGTTCCTTCCTTTAGCAGCCGTTCTAATATCGCTTGGATGGTGGGAGAATTATATCAGAAacataaacatttataaatcgactcattttaaagacatGATAATATCTAGTAAAACATTTCCAAATAGCCGATACTTTACTTATTGTATTGTTTCGTTATGGAAATGTATCTTATTTTTCGGTACGATGTGTCTTATTGAATTGAGTCAATATGGAAAAATAGATCACCTATTTTCATCTTTCAAGAATGCTTTTGATCACcatgatattattattaaaaat aaaaacgaCGATGCTTCAAATTTAGTAATTACTAACAATTATCTAACACCGATTTGGGTTCTAACCCTGAGCATAATTGCAACTTATTTAACatacatttttggaaaatttgcttgtaaaattaatattcaacGAATATCATATGCGACGCCATTGCATTTATCAGGAGTTGTAACAGTTCTAGGAATTTTGGGGCTCTCTATCGAATAcaccaataataataattgtgcTTACTCTAGCATAATTCcatcatatttatttttcaatgatAGTATTAACTACGAAGCACAAGATATTTGGCTAATATTCATGGGCCTATTATTATTGGCGTCGTTCATTTTGGTAACTTTTCATATACGAGCTCCTCAAAATGAATCGTTAGCTTCCACTGAAAAGTTATATGTCAGACCGTATTATGAACCATTCTTTATTGATCAAGATTTAGCAATGAATAGAAGACGTAATGACGACTTTGATTATCGTGGAGataaagaaacattttcaaacgACACAGAAAACGTAGAACCTATGTTGTACGTTTGTGGCACGATGTGGCACGAAACTAAAGAAGAAATGATAACTTTCCTTAAATCGATTGTGTATCTCGATGAAGATCATTGCTTAAGACGAATTGGAAAGAATTATGTTAAATCTATCAATTACTACAAATTAGAAA gtcATATTGTTTTTGACCATGCTTTTACAAAAACATCGCAAGGAAATCAACAAGCACAAATGAATGATTTTGTGAAAGACTTAATTAATAGTGTAAAAGAAGTTGTTGCTATGGTTCATAAATgtaatattaagttaaaagAACCAATCAAATATGTTACTCCTTATGGTGGTAAACTAGAATGGGTTTTACCCGgcaaaacaaaattgattGCTCATTTAAAAGATAATGACAAAATAAGATCGAAGAAAAGATGGTCACAAGTTATGtatttatattacatattAGGTCATcg CATTATGGGAAGAAACGACTTAAACAACATCCAAAAAGAATTGGAAGCTGAAAATACGTTTATTTTATCGGTTGACGGTGATATACGTTTCAGGCCAAAAGCTGTTCACATGTTATTAGAATACATGAAACGAGATAAAACTTTAGCAGCGGCTTGTGGAAGAGTTCACCCAGTTGGAAAGGGAATATTTTCTTGGTATCAAAAGTTTGAATACGCAATCAGTCATTGGATGTACAAAGCATCCGAAAATGTTGTCGGTTGCATTCTCTGCTGTCCAGGATGTTTTACAATCTTTAGAGCTACTGCTGTTATGtcaatcataaaaaaattaacaacaaagtCTACTAAGGCAGTTCACTTTATCAAATTCGATCACG GTGAAGATAGATGGATATCAACATTATTAGTATTGTGTGGATTTAAAGTTGGATATGTAGCATCTTCCGATGCTTATACGAACTGTCCTGAAGGTTTTCGAGAATTATTTAACCAACGAAGAAGATGGATACCATCAACAACAGCTAACATACTCGATTTATTATCACGAACAAGTTTGGTAACAAAAGTGAACCAAACtgtatctattttatttatgatatatcAATACATATTCAACATTATGACCATAATTACTCCATCGATGATCTTTTGGATAGTGGTTAACATGTGCAAATCTCTGTTTGATATCAGCctttatttaagttttgtGATAAATCTCGTTGtaattttgatatatattGCAGTTTGTGGATacgtaaataatgaaaaaatacag aTACAAATTGCTCTTATATTATGTGGAATTTACACGCCATTAATGTGCACATTTTTCGTCAGTGGTTGGTTCGAATTATTGAGTACAGGATTTACATCTCCATGGACCCTTTTCTTTTGTATATTCTTAGTTGAGCTGTTATTAGTAACACTATGTCATCCACAAGAAATATACTACTTGAAATATTTTCCTGTTTTCTACGCAATGATCCCAACAAtgcatttgattttatttatatattcaatatttaatatGGATAAAGTTTCCTGGGGTACAcgagaaataaataaagagtCAATATTTGAAGAAGTAACAGAAAAATCTTGGATTAATGATAACGATTTGAGACATGGTAGTATTGGAAATATTTCCGAAGAAGAAAATGTGTTTTGGGTGAAATTGCtcaataaatatctttatccaCTTGATGAcgctaaaaataaaagtagaatGATAGACGACTTGAAAGATCTTCGGGAAAAAGTTATAAGcagtttaattattgtaaatggTATGTTTATATCAGTTTTGTTTCTATTAACATCGAAAAACATCACCATTTCATGGCCATTTAATGATGACGGAGAAAACTTCGAATTAGAGCTCTTCAATACTATCCTTGTACTCGCTACACTTTTACTATTATTTATTCAACTCATCGCAATTTTTATCCATCGTTTTGGAACATTTGCTCAAATAATGAGTAATACTAAACTAACACTTCGTAAG GATAACACCCAATCAAACCCCGtagaaataatcaaaaaaatccaACGAAACCAGAATACTCgacatacaaaaaattttacaactaGAAGGCATGAAGAAATCGATTTACCGAagagtaatatttacacagaTTTAGAAGATGCAATAATTGACCAAATGGGCAATGATAAAAATTGGTttgataataatgataatttaaattgcAATAGAGTGGAGAGAAGAACTGGTGATGTAAATTATGGTTTcatcgaaaatgtttga
- the LOC139429161 gene encoding chitin synthase chs-2-like: MTLNQNYESSNKTDQIDDKWDIFDEPPELSDENLDEENEKLKTLERCTKLLIYIITFFMVLFGSVISKATLLFVTAQISRKSKPYCKENVGSEGEFMVELPEEEIVAWMWILIFIYFVPQLATFLRSWRILLFKKWKMPGIFEFVSVFLGESSSTIGNSILVFYVLPRLDFVRGCLIMNCFCVIPAILSLSFNFSRKDRPISKFVYLDTLCVIIQGTGIILLTIFHNGPNIWFLPLAAVLISLGWWENYIRLYIYESTPFKDIIISSKTFPNSRYFTYCIVSLWKCILFFGMMCLIELSQYGKIDHLFSSFKNAFDHHDIIIKNTNDDSYNSVITNSYLTPIWVLTLSIIATYLTYIFGKFACKINIQRISYAAPLHLSGVVTVLGILVLSIEYTNNNNCAYSSIIPSYLFFNDSINYEAQDIWLIFMGLLLLVSFILVTFHIRAPQNESLASTEKLYVRPYYEPFFIDQDLALNRRRNDEFDYREDKETFSNDTENVEPMLYVCGTMWHETKEEMITFLKSIVYLDEDHCLRRIGNNYVKSINCYKLESHIVFDDAFTKALQRNQKAQMNDFVKDLINSVEEVVAMVHKCNIKLKEPIKYVTPYGGKLEWVLPGKTKLIAHLKDNDKIRSKKRWSQVMYLYYILGHRIMERNDLNNIQKQLEAKNTFILSVDGDIHFRPKAVHMLLEQMKRDKTLAAACGRVHPVGKGIFSWYQKFEYAISHWMYKASENVVGCVLCCPGCFTIFRATAVMSIIKKLTTKSTKAVHFIKFDHGEDRWISTLLVLCGFKVGYVASSDAYTNCPEGFRELFNQRRRWIPSTTANILDLLSRTSLVTKVNQTVSILFMIYQYIFNIMTIITPSMIFWIVVNMCKFVFDISLYLSFVINLIVILIYIAVCGYVNNEKIQIQIALILCGIYTPLMCTFFVSGWFELLSTGFTSPWTLFFCIFLLEILLVTLCHPQEIYYLKYFPIYYAMIPTMHMILFIYSIFNMDKVSWGTREINKESIFEEVSEKSWINDNDLRHGSIGNISDEENMFWMKLLNKYLYPLDDAKNKNRMIDDLKDLREKVVSTLIIVNGMFISVLFLLTSKNITISWPFNDDGENFELELFNTILVLGALLLFLIQLIAIFIHRFGTFAQIMSNTKLTLCKDNTQTDPVKLTKKFLQKHNTQRARKNNGQTNDPNSVYTDLEDAINNSNNNINCNGMNSRNDHVNYEFIENV; the protein is encoded by the exons ATGACtttgaatcaaaattatgaatcttcaaataaaac TGATCAAATCGATGATAAATGGGATATATTCGACGAACCCCCAGAATTATCAGATGAAAACCTGGAtgaagaaaacgaaaaattgaaaacattaGAAAGGTGTACCAAACTTTTAATATACATCATCactttttttatggttttatttGGTTCTGTAATATCAAAAGCAACATTACTCTTTGTAACTGCTCAAATTAGCCGTAAATCTAAACCGTATTGCAAAGAAAATg TCGGCAGTGAAGGAGAATTTATGGTCGAACTcccagaagaagaaattgtagcTTGGATGtggattttgatttttatttatttcgtaCCTCAATTAGCGACGTTTCTAAGATCATGgagaattttgttatttaaaaaatggaaaatgcCTGGTATCTTTGAATTTGTCTCCGTTTTCTTGGGGGAATCTTCATCAACTATCGGTAATTCGATTTTGGTGTTTTACGTTTTACCTAGATTGGATTTTGTAAGAGGATGTCTCATCATGAATTGTTTTTGTGTAATTCCAGCCATTTTAT cTCTTAGCTTCAATTTCTCCAGAAAAGATCGGCCAATTTCTaagtttgtttatttagaCACTTTGTGCGTCATTATCCAAGGAACGggaataatattattaactaTCTTTCATAACGGCCCAAACATTTGGTTCCTTCCTTTAGCAGCCGTTTTAATATCACTTGGATGGTGGGAGAATTATATCAGATTATACATTTATGAATCGACTCCTTTTAAAGACATAATAATATCCAGTAAAACATTTCCAAACAGCCGATACTTTACTTATTGTATTGTTTCGTTATGGAAATGTATCTTATTTTTCGGTATGATGTGTCTTATTGAATTGAGTCAATATGGAAAAATCGATCACCTATTTTCATCTTTCAAGAATGCTTTTGACCACcatgatattattattaaaaat ACAAACGACGATTCTTACAATTCAGTAATTACTAATAGTTACTTGACACCAATTTGGGTTCTAACCTTAAGCATAATTGCAACTTATTTAACatacatttttggaaaatttgcttgtaaaattaatattcaacGAATATCTTATGCGGCGCCATTGCATTTATCAGGAGTTGTAACAGTTCTAGGAATTTTAGTGCTCTCTATCGAATAcaccaataataataattgtgcTTACTCCAGCATAATTccttcatatttatttttcaatgacAGTATTAACTACGAAGCACAAGATATCTGGCTAATATTTATGGGACTATTATTATTGGTATCATTCATTTTGGTAACTTTTCATATACGAGCTCCTCAAAATGAATCGTTAGCTTCCACTGAAAAGTTATATGTTAGACCATATTACGAACCATTCTTTATTGACCAAGATTTAGCATTGAATAGAAGACGTAACGATGAGTTTGATTATCGTGAAGataaagaaacattttcaaacgATACAGAAAACGTGGAACCTATGTTGTACGTTTGTGGCACGATGTGGCACGAAACTAAAGAAGAAATGATAACTTTCCTTAAATCGATTGTGTATCTCGATGAAGATCATTGCTTAAGACGAATTGGAAACAATTATGTTAAATCTATCAATTGCTACAAATTAGAAA gtcATATTGTTTTTGACGATGCTTTTACGAAAGCGTTGCAAAGAAATCAAAAAGCACAAATGAATGATTTTGTTAAAGACTTAATTAACAGCGTAGAGGAAGTTGTTGCTATGGTTCATAAATGTAACATTAAGTTAAAAGAACCAATCAAATACGTTACTCCTTACGGTGGTAAACTAGAATGGGTTTTACCCGGTAAAACAAAACTGATTGCTCATTTAAAAGATAATGATAAAATACGATCGAAAAAAAGATGGTCACAAGTTATGtatttatattacatattAGGTCATcg AATTATGGAAAGAAACGACTTAAACAACATTCAAAAACAGTTGGAAGCTAAAAATACGTTTATTTTATCGGTTGACGGTGATATACATTTCAGACCAAAAGCTGTTCATATGTTATTAGAACAGATGAAACGAGATAAAACGTTAGCAGCGGCTTGTGGAAGAGTTCACCCTGTTGGAAAAGGAATATTTTCTTGGTATCAAAAGTTTGAATACGCAATCAGTCATTGGATGTACAAAGCATCCGAAAATGTTGTCGGTTGCGTTCTCTGCTGTCCAGGATGTTTTACAATCTTTAGAGCTACTGCTGTTATGtcaatcataaaaaaattaacaacaaagtCTACTAAAGCAGTTCACTTTATCAAATTCGATCACG GTGAAGATAGATGGATATCAACATTATTAGTATTGTGTGGATTTAAAGTTGGATATGTAGCTTCTTCCGATGCTTATACGAACTGCCCAGAAGGTTTTCGAGAATTATTTAATCAACGAAGGAGATGGATACCATCAACAACAGCTAACATACTCGATTTATTATCACGAACAAGTTTGGTAACAAAAGTGAACCAAACtgtatctattttatttatgatatatcAATACATATTCAACATTATGACCATAATTACTCCATCGATGATCTTTTGGATAGTGGTTAACATGTGCAAATTTGTGTTTGATATCAGCctttatttaagttttgtGATAAATCTCATTGtaattttgatatatattGCAGTTTGTGGATACGTAAACAATGAAAAAATACAG aTACAAATTGCTCTTATATTATGTGGAATTTACACACCATTAATGTGCACATTTTTCGTCAGTGGTTGGTTCGAATTATTGAGTACAGGATTTACATCTCCATGGACCCTTTTCTTTTGTATATTCTTACttgaaatattattagtaACACTATGTCATCCGCAAGAAATATACTACTTGAAATATTTTCCTATTTACTACGCAATGATCCCAACAATGcatatgattttatttatatactcGATATTTAATATGGATAAAGTTTCCTGGGGAACTcgagaaataaataaagagtCAATATTTGAAGAAGTATCAGAAAAATCATGGATTAATGATAACGATTTGAGACATGGTAGTATTGGAAATATATCCGACGAAGAAAATATGTTTTGGATGAAATTGCtcaataaatatctttatccGCTTGATGatgctaaaaataaaaatagaatgaTAGACGACTTGAAAGATCTTCGGGAAAAAGTTGTCAGCACCCTTATTATTGTGAATGGTATGTTTATATCAGTTTTGTTTCTATTAACATCGAAAAACATCACCATTTCATGGCCATTTAATGATGATGGAGAAAACTTCGAATTAGAGCTCTTCAATACTATCCTTGTACTCGGCGcacttttactatttttaattcaactaaTCGCAATTTTTATTCATCGTTTTGGAACCTTCGCCCAAATAATGAGTAACacaaaactaacactatgcAAA gaTAATACGCAAACAGATCCAGtgaaattaacgaaaaaatttcttcaaaaacacAATACACAACGTGCTAGAAAAAATAACGGACAAACAAATGATCCAAATAGTGTTTATACAGATCTGGAGGATGCaattaataatagtaataataatataaattgtaaTGGAATGAATAGTAGAAATGATCATGTAAATTATGAGTTTATCGAaaatgtttga